From the genome of Oncorhynchus gorbuscha isolate QuinsamMale2020 ecotype Even-year linkage group LG18, OgorEven_v1.0, whole genome shotgun sequence:
TGATTACATTGTCAATGATGGTTATGAATTCTATTTCAGATATCATGATATGTGAAGTGAAATAGAATGGTAAACGCAGTGACCAGGCTGGATCCACAAGGCTAGGTTATGAAGGTGAATTGGGCCAAAACCCCAAACTGTTTTGACCTTTGACCAGGTCAAATGTCACCAGACATGCTCACATCGTGGGCATGTCTGAGTGATGTTGAGGGTCCCCTTGCTGGTCTTCTCTATGTTGCATGTTCAGCTGAAAACTGGACATCTCTCGAACAATTGCAGCAGGCAATCCCCATAAACAATGTACTTCTTTTGAGGTGGtgttgactgggagggcctgtgacaGGGTGATAAAATAGACTAATTGCATTTTGTAATAAAGGACAAAGCTTTTTGATAATGCACTTCACTAATTGTATCTGTTGGTCCCAtggttcatgagctgaaatagaagatcccagaaatgttccatacgcacaaaaatagtatttctttcaaatgttgtgcataaatttgttacatccctgttactgagcatttccaagataatccatccacctgacaagtgtggcatatcaagaagatgattaatcAACATGatctttacacaggtgcaccttgtgctgggggcaataaaagcccactctaaaatgtgcagttttgtcatccaacccaatgccacagatgtctcaagtttttatggagtgtacaattggcatgctgacttcagGAATGTGCAcatgagctgttgccagagaattgactgttaatttctctaccataagccgcctccaacatctcTTTAGAGAATTCggcagtacatccaacctgcctcacaaccgcagaccatgtgtaaccaagCCAGTCatggacctccacatctggcttcttcacctgcaggatggtctgagaccagccacttggacagctgatgaaactgtgggtacgcacaactgaagaatttctggacaaactgtcagaaaccatctcagtgAAGCTCAACGGCGTGCTTCTTGTCCTCACAGGGGTCTTGATCTGACAGCAGTTtggtgtcgtaaccgacttcagtgggcaaatgctcaccttcaatggccactagCACATTGGAGATGTGTGCTCTTAGCGGATTAATCCTGGTTTCAAATGTCACGGGCAGATGGCAAACAGCATGAATGGCGTCGAGTAGGCGAGTGGTTTGCTTATGTCAACGTCATGAACAGAGTACCCCATGGTGGTGATctgttatggtatgggcagggataagctacagacaacaaacacaattgcattttatccatGTCAATTTTAATGCGCAGAGATACCGTGAAGAGatcttgaggcccattgtcatacCACTCATCCaatgccatcacctcatgtttcatcatgataatgcatggccccatgtcgcaatgATCTGTatatattttcagcttccaggaattgtccCAGTTCTTCTTTGGCCTCCATACTCACTAGACTTGtcccccattgagcatgtttggaatgctctggatcgacgtgtatgacagcgtgttccaattcccgccaatatccagcaacttcccaCAGCATTTGAAGTGTGACAAaattccacaggccacagtcaacagcctgatcTACTCTAAGAaaatgtgtcacgctgcatgaggcataTGGTGGTCACAcaagatacggactggttttctgatccatgccccaacttaaaaaatatatatatgtatatatacatacagtgcattcggaaagtattcagatcacttgactttttccagattttgttactctgacagcgctccagagttcctctgtggagatgggagaaccttctagaagatCAAcggtctctgcagcactccaccaatccggcctttatggaagtgtggtcagacggaagccactcctcagtttaaggcacatgacatcccacttggagtttgccaaaagtcatctaaaggactctcagaccatgagaattgagattttctggtctgatgaaaacaagattgaactctttggcctgaatgccaagcgtcaagtcaggaggaaacctgacaccatccctacggtgaagcaccgtggtggcagcatcatgctgtggggttgtttttcagcagcagggactgggaggatAGTCAGGATCaagagaaagatgaacagagcaaagcacagagagctccttgatgaaaacctgctccagaacgctcaggatctcaaactggggcgaaggttcaccttccaacaaaacAACGACCCACAgcagacagccaagacaacgcaggagtggcttcgggacaagtctctgaatgtccttgagtggcccagcaagagcccgaacttgaaccagatcaaacatctctgaagagacctgaaaatagctgttcagcgactctccccatgcaacctgacagagcttgagaggatatgcagagaagaatgggagaaactccccaaatacaggtgtgccaagcttgaagcgtcatacccaagaagattagaggctgtaatcactgccaaaggtgcttaaaacaaggtactgagtaaagggacATAAAAATCAAAAATAacgtttttgcttcgtcattatgaggGTATgttatgtagattgatgaggcaaaaatgagatttaatccattttagaagaaggctgtaacgtaacaaaatgtggaaaaatgtgatggggtctgaatactttccaaatgcactgaatTAGTGTGTAGCCTAAActgtttggacgctacagacagaagttggcagatttGCTGTACTAACTTCAGACGAGTACCAAGATGCTTATGGGGGTCGTAGATCAATAGTTTGTAGACCAAACTGTTCGGGCGgcagctctgtcacctttcaccgcagatgtggaAGTGTTACATAggtggatgtggtggattgaggcACATCCATTGCAAAAATAAAAATTTCTCTCtagattaaaataacagatttttatggggatttttgGATTATGCTAATTCGATTTCCACAGAGGCATGGACTTTAGGGCGGGTTAAACAAGTACAGGAACGTTTTGAGACTATTTTCTCTGCAGACATATACCTTTAGCTTTAGTAGCTTGCCCAGGAGATTTCTTCTGGGCTCCATCTGGAACCTTCTCAAGCGGAGCCTCGTCCACAGAGGGTCCAGGGGAGGCTGCTGCTGTTAAGGCAGACTTTTTGGGGGGACTGGCACTTCCCGTGGAGCCTCTCTTCCTCTTGCCTGGGGCAGTGCTGGAGCTCCTGGGGCTGAGGGATGGTGGGTCTGCCTCTGCCTGCCCCAGTGAAGAGCCCTGCTGGGGGGAGGCGCAGAGAACAGGGGGGGCTACCTTGGGTTTGAGAATGATGTGCTGACAGAGGGGGACCTTGGATGCCGGGGCGGGTGCCTCCAGTGTGATGAGGGGGGCAAGTACGTGGCCGGTGGGTTGACCGTCACTATGACAGAGGGCATACTCTTCTCCTTCTGGAGGGCGGGGTCTGTGGGCTGTTTCTGTGCAGATTCTGCCTCAGTGGAGCCCTCTGGTTGGCTGATGGAGGCCTGCTCTCTCCGGCAGCTGTGGCCTGCGAAGCCTCTTCTCACGGCATGATCTTCTCGAAGGTCTTCACCTTCACACTGGCCCCAGATACAGCATCGCTCCATCAGTTATCAAGGCAGGCCTAAAGACAACAGGACCACAGATTCAGTGATTACGGGTCCAACACAGCCATTGTTATCATTGTTATATCAAACCCTTTCTGGGTAACAATGGAGTATCTTCCTGAGAATGTTGTCAATTCAAattgtcaaaaagaaacaaaaacatCTTCCTAATAATTTTGCTAAGACTGTCTTGGGAGTGGTGTGAGTGGTGAGGGGAAAAttaaaaactagctgttattgacagAGGTTTGAAAGTCAATTAACTAATTTAtcgcctggtgacatcaccatgcagtcCAAAACTCAATCTCACCAAAAACGGGTTGAAATTTCAGTCTGTCTTTCCAAACATCTCTTACACTGAAAGGGCATTACTTCACAGTGTGGAAAACAAAGGGAACACCTGCTctgtccatgacatagactgaccaggtgaatctaggtaaaagctatgatacagagggtgaatggacaagaccaaagatttaagtgcctttgaacggggtacggtaATAGGTGCCAGGTGCCACAGTTtgagctgctgggtttttcatgctcaacagttttccgtgtgtatcaagaatggtctaccaccaATTGGAGTCAACGTGGTCCAACATttcataatgatgagtgagaaagttagacccACAAATATCAGACCCCCCCATTtgccccaatacttttggtcccctaaaatgggggactatgtacaaaaagggctgtaatttctaaacagttcacccGATATTGTTGAAAATTCCTTCGAAAATAAAGTAAAAGTCTGCACTTTAATCTCAtcgtcattgtatcatttcaaatccaaagttcGAGAGTACAAAGCCAAAACCACAAAAACATCATCAACGTTCCAATACTTTTTGAGCTCACTGTATACATTTTCAGAAATGATGGTAAATGagcttttattgtttaaagaaatgatgaaagagattggtgtgtttttGTTTCTCTATCTAAGGTACCCATACGCAAATATCAAATGTAATTCATCATCATTCATTCGTTTTTGGCCGTGGTGCAAAAACGACCATGAGAAGTTTGTTGATGCTTCTTGGCACCTCCCCTTCCGGAGTCTGAGGCAGAGCCTAGGATTTCCCCATTGGACGGCTCCTGTCCCTGCATCCTGGCAGCCTTCCCCCTGTGGATCTCCAACAGGGTTTTCACCTTCACTCCTCCCACATGAAGGGCCCTCCGGCTGGGCATGTTTAGGTGGGCGGGTCCCTGGGAGTTACCTGGAATTGCTTCCACAGCCGGCTGCTTGGCCTTCATGAGGCTGGGGATGGATGGGCCCCTGGTCCTAATCCAGCTTCTTGGCAAGGAAGATCACAGAGGTTTTCACATGGAGGCTTTTTGCAAGGTTGCTGGTGGTGCCTTTCTTTGGGGCATTGGTAGAGGTGGTTGTATCAGGGACTCAAGTGAGAGGGTCATTCCCTGACCCTGTGCCTAGGACTTAGCAACCTTCTCCTGCCTGATCTCCTCCAATGTTTTTATGCAGATAACTTCTGGTGCCCTAGTCTCGCTGTTGATCTCAACTGAGGGGGAGGTTAGTTAGAGTTAAAAGACAATAATACATTTTATTCAACATACTGAAAAAAATGTGTCGACTGTTAAGATAACATTTCAATGTAGATTATTTGAACCACTCAAAGCTAAACAGAACAATAAGCAAAGAAATATAGAATTAGAATGACTAAGGAACTATTTTGAGAGAAATTGCAGGATGTTAATGAATGTATTTGGGATGTGCTCCTCCCGACTGGTCCAAAGGCAGGGGTACAGTCCCTGACCCAGGTTTCTATATTGGCCACTCGAGACACACAGCCTCGAGTCAGAAAAGCTTTAAGGGGATGGCTCTAAGGTCTTTTAAATACAACCCTGTTTTGTCACTGAGTTACTGAAAAATTAAGTGGTCAAATGGTATTTCCTAAATTAATTGAAAAATGAAGTAGTTCCAAACAATATCAATATGATTTATACCTCCCTATATAATTTTAACCTAGTGCTCAAATCACCTTGAAGGGTTGCTCCATTGTTCCTTTGAGCTAGGTATATTTGAGCTGGGTATCTTTGAGCTGTAGCTTTGTGCTGGGTATCTTTGAGCTGGGTATATTTGAGCTGGGTATCTTTGAGCTGTAGCTTTGTGCTGGGTATCTTTGAGCTGGGTATATTTGAGCTGGGTATCTTTGAGCTGTAGCTTTGTGCTGGGTATCTTTGAGCTGGGTATATTTGTGCTGGGTATCTTTGAAGTCCaggtatctttttttttttttttatttcacctttatttaaccaggtaggctagttgagaacaagttctcatttgcaactgtgacctggccaagataaagcatagcagtgtgaacagacaacacagagttacacatggagtaaacaattagcaagtcaataacacagtagaaaaaaaggggagtctatatacaatgtgtgcaaaaggcatgaggaggtaggcaaataattacaatattgcagattaacactggagtgataaatgatcagatgatcatgtacaggtagagatctTTGAGCTGGGTATCTTTGAGCTGTAGCTTCGTGCTGGGTATCTTTGAGCTGTAGCTTTGTGCTGGGTATCTGAGCTTTACAGCTCCTTCCTGCACTATGGACTATATGCTTCTTAATTAATATGTGGCTATTAATTGTTGTTTATATTATATTTCTCTCTACATTGTTTGGTCTTCGTTTCAGTCTTGTAAAGTGTTGTGTGACCTTTATAAATTGCACTTTAAATAAACTTGACACGACAGTAAGTGTCTTGGTGTGTTTCTTACCATCTTCGTCCTCAACATCATCTGCTCGGTTGATGACCACAGGCAGGTTTGTGGGTCTGGGAACATTCACCCGAGTCTCCGCCTTGATGACCCCACGGAGCTGTGGATTGGCTGGGCTGGGGAATGGGACAGAGACAAGAGGGACAGGATTCTCATGAGGCTCCTCCTTTTCTTTTAGGGCCAAATATGAGTGATAAAACCATCCAGTTCAGCAACTACAGATCATCTCTGGTTCTGATGAAGGTTCATAAGTGAGCCCAAATATGTTATTTATCTCAATCCTGAATGTAcgaaactgagtgtacaaaacattagaaacacctccctaatattgagttgcacccccttttcccCTCAAAACAACCTGTATTCGTCaagggcatggactccacaagctGTCAAAAGCTtcccatagggatgctggcccccatgttgactccaatgcttcccttGATGCTAAGGAGATAAAGATCAGTAAGCTAATGGTGTCTTGGTCAGGATCGGTGTCTTGGTCAGGATCGGCCTCTTGAGAGCGACTACTCACTTTTGTTAGGTGGTATGTATTGGCCTTCTATGAAGTGGGGTTTGTCATGGTGGAAGGCACAGTGCGGCTTCTGGCAGCCAGCAGGCTGGGTCTCAAAGTAACATGCAATCTCCTTTCTATAGCATTTTTCTAcaagaaggaaagagggagagcgagggcaGGCCAGAACATGTAGCAACACTGTGACAGCTAATTTCAAGCTAGAATCCTTatttgctacatacatttttgaaCGTATAAATGTATCATATATACCCATTGATCGTTGAAGAATggaacttataaatgcctcatgagcctAGTTCAACTGTCGTGCCCCATCAGagcccaaaatataagcttgttttactccaatgtttggaaacaaaacatggttaaaactatttATTTTGGTCTGTCCTTGCATCCAATCctgtatgaatttgagagtggttacatttctcgaGGCCCATCTCTCAacctttttaccaaaacagaggtgggGTACCATCTGTTCTTTTTTCAATTAAGGATTCTGAATTTAAGAAAAGAAATCCAATGAAACACAGATATTGTTATGGTAATGACTCAAAACTAAGGTTTTCATATTCCAGAACTTTCAATATATTCCATGGTTTTCCCGAAATCGCAGTTGGAGGATTctcggaatcaggagggaataagcaggaaactcggaatcctccaaccaggatttgtGAAAAAAAAACAGGGAATGTATTTAAAGTACCCGGAATTTTTCAACCCTACTTAAAAACCCACGATAGAAATCAGAGAATTTTGTTGAATAAGACAAAACAGCCCAAAATGTCCCACTCGACATTTACGGAACAGAGCAACAGCCCATGAACCTGGTTTTAAGACAtggtctttctcttctcctctataaTACCCCTTGAGACACGCACAGCCTCGAGTTGACAAAGCTTTACAAAGGAAATGATTATCAAAGACGGTCcctgaaagagagagtgtgtcctTACCTTGATCTGCATGTGGCAGAATGTGGAGACCTGTTGGGAGCAGCGTCTGTCCTGCCACAGGCTGCAGACGAAATTACTGCCCTTGGCGGCTTCACAGTGTCTGAAGGGGCAGCTGTCGCCCTGcaccaggagacacagacacaacaaAGTCAATACAGAATACTGACTTATACCTCATGTGCATACCTCCAAAACTGTGACTGTGTCACTGTGTGATACTATTACAATAGGACACTGTGAATGCCCTTATTTCTCATGTCCCCTACTTTAGCGCATGTGGTGTTGAAGAAGAAATTAGCAGCCATCTCCATGGTCAGTCATGTTCCGGCTTGTTGATTGGATTCACTTCCAATCAATGTTCCCTTCAGAGCCAACAGGACTCTTCCTGGGCTGGCAACAAGGAAACGAGTGAGCCATGGTCATTTCTCTGGTGTGAATGGATTCCATTTCTTCACTGTGGAGGCAAAAGAACTGAACAGAGTTGAGTTCTACGTTCTCAAAGGAATCTGAATTCCTTTGTGGTCCATTGTGAAATACGTCCGTGACAGATTGGTGAACATGTAATAATGGGCCTGTGTCTTCCATAGTCCCAGTCGTTATTCACGTAATAATAAGGAATTCCCATCGACCACGCCCACAAATTGGGGAAAACCAACATTATTTCCTATTGACCCCCATTGCAAAAGTGGCAAATTTGTCGTCTATTTTTTTGTTATTAAACAGAAATAtcaaccactcagggatttcaccatgagaccaatggtgactttaaaacagttacagagtttaatggctgtgatgggagaaaattGAGAATGGGTCAACCACATTGTAgttaacctaaatgacagtgaaaagaagtAAGCTTGAACAGAATACACATATTCCAAAtaagcatcctgtttgcaataaggaaaTAAAGTAAAACTGCTAAAAACGTGGCAAATAAATGAATTGTCTGTCcagaatacaaagcgttatgtttgggtcaaatccaacacaacacatccctgagtacCGCTTTCCggctctacagctgcaccatcgagagcatcctgactgattgcatcactgcctggtatggcaactgctcggactCCAAACGCAAGGCATTACAGAGGTTATTGCGTACGGCCaaatacatcaccggggccaagcttcctgccatccaggacctctataccaggtggtgtcagaggaaggcccgaaaaattgtcgaagactccagccaccctcgtcatagactgttctctctgctacgcaCAGCAAGCgttactggagcgccaagtctaggacaaaaatgcttctcaacaatcttctacccccaagccataagactcctgaacagctaattaaatggctacccagactatttgcattcccccccccccccttcccccttcccctt
Proteins encoded in this window:
- the LOC124004127 gene encoding LOW QUALITY PROTEIN: zinc finger CCCH domain-containing protein 11A-like (The sequence of the model RefSeq protein was modified relative to this genomic sequence to represent the inferred CDS: deleted 1 base in 1 codon) — its product is MTDHGDGCNFFFNTTCAKGDSCPFRHCEAAKGSNFVCSLWQDRRCSQQVSTFCHMQIKVNRKEIACYFETQPAGCQKPHCAFHHDKPHFIEGQYIPPNKSE